The Pseudomonas wenzhouensis genome has a segment encoding these proteins:
- a CDS encoding NAD(P)H-dependent glycerol-3-phosphate dehydrogenase — protein sequence MTQLQPIAVLGGGSFGTALANLLAENGQRVLQWMRDPEQAEQMRQSGENPRYLKGVKLHPGIEPTSDLSGVLQQAELVLVALPSSALRDALQPVAALLAGKMLISTTKGIEARTFKLMSQILEEIAPDARIGVLSGPNLAKEVADHALTATVIASEDEALCLRVQQALHGRTFRVYASADRFGVELGGALKNVYAIMSGMAAALGMGENTKSMLITRALAEMTRFAVKLGANPMTFLGLAGVGDLIVTCSSPKSRNYQVGYALGEGLSLEEAVQRLGEVAEGVNTLKVLKARAEELDVYMPLVAGLHAILFEGRTLAQVIELLMRGEPKTDVDFIPTAGF from the coding sequence ATGACACAGCTTCAACCCATTGCCGTACTCGGTGGCGGTAGTTTCGGTACCGCACTGGCCAATTTGCTGGCGGAGAACGGCCAGCGCGTCCTGCAGTGGATGCGTGATCCCGAGCAGGCCGAGCAGATGCGCCAGAGCGGGGAAAACCCGCGCTACCTGAAAGGCGTCAAGCTGCATCCCGGCATCGAGCCGACCAGCGATCTGAGCGGCGTACTGCAGCAGGCCGAACTGGTGCTGGTGGCCTTGCCCTCCAGTGCCCTGCGCGATGCCCTGCAACCGGTCGCTGCGCTGCTGGCCGGCAAGATGTTGATCAGCACCACCAAGGGCATCGAAGCCAGAACCTTCAAGCTGATGAGCCAGATTCTCGAAGAGATCGCGCCTGATGCGCGTATCGGCGTGCTGTCCGGGCCGAATCTGGCCAAGGAAGTGGCTGATCACGCACTGACTGCCACGGTCATCGCCAGTGAGGATGAAGCACTGTGCCTGCGCGTGCAGCAGGCGCTGCATGGTCGAACCTTCCGCGTCTATGCCAGTGCCGACCGTTTTGGTGTCGAACTCGGCGGTGCGTTGAAGAACGTCTACGCCATCATGTCCGGCATGGCGGCGGCGCTGGGCATGGGCGAGAACACCAAGAGCATGCTGATCACCCGCGCCCTGGCGGAAATGACCCGTTTCGCGGTCAAGCTTGGTGCCAATCCCATGACCTTCCTTGGCCTGGCCGGCGTCGGCGATCTGATCGTCACCTGTTCGTCACCGAAAAGCCGCAATTATCAGGTGGGTTACGCCCTGGGCGAGGGCTTGAGCCTGGAGGAGGCGGTGCAGCGTCTGGGTGAGGTTGCCGAAGGGGTCAACACGCTGAAGGTACTCAAGGCGCGTGCCGAGGAGCTGGACGTCTACATGCCGCTGGTTGCCGGTCTGCATGCCATTCTTTTCGAGGGGCGTACGCTGGCGCAGGTCATCGAACTGTTGATGCGCGGTGAACCCAAGACCGATGTCGATTTCATCCCCACTGCCGGCTTCTGA